A genomic region of Pseudochaenichthys georgianus chromosome 12, fPseGeo1.2, whole genome shotgun sequence contains the following coding sequences:
- the map1b gene encoding microtubule-associated protein 1B produces MATLVQSAEMETLGGQSSTGTSPTSANPSQHFNDSKFYLLVVIGEIITEDHLKCAIADIERGIRSWDTNLIDCNLDQELKLFVSRHSARFSADVKGQRILHHKSNILETVVLINPSDEAVSTEARLMVSDTARHKLLVLSGQCSENSGELILQSGAFSFFNFIDIFTDQEIGELLSTIHPANKANLTLSCPQQGEWKNSNLDKHNLQDFIHMKLNSTLILPEMEGLSEFTEYLSESVEIPTPFEMLEPPTSGGFLKLSKPCCYIFPAGNGDSALFAVNGFNMLINGGSDRKSCFWKLVRHLDRVDSILMTHIGDDNLPGINSMLQRKVAEQEEEQSQGSTANSDWVKNMISPDIGIVFVNLPENLDNPDPNYRVRRSFEEAAFTQQFLTKLNLRLEPLQRPVGNTIEPLILFQKMGVGKLEMYVLNPSKNSKEMQHFMKQWTGSEKDTASILLPNGKESEFPISYLTSISTLIVWHPANPSDKVVRVLFPGNATQHHVFEGLEKLKHLDFLKQPVVTQKAISSNMPSTPTLKQAKMKQRTDSKESLKSTPRPSPSRSIRKESKEEAPEKAKTDAESSHEKPQKTEKKEKAPLKKAKAPEKESKAKAEQTAQHETPEKKKSEIKPKVEKVVKKETKVSVEKKKEVKKEVVKKDDTPKHEVKKDEKVKKEEAKKVIKKDIRRESPMKEKKEEKKDLKKDVKRPVKDIKKSSAAGGEKSPTPKPKPLKKEASKKDAGTPSKLKDKGKPKVTKKDTKGESAKVAVSAAAVAEDPEVVRSLMSTPEDLTKDFEELKAELLVEDDATVPHLKEEEAVTIHREEIMQNKESPEALESLDEGITTTEVEGDNEETPEEQVFKGKLIGSVSEKFEDEGTVMEETSEGGDYEEKEEMEEVYEPNKDKLTPSGDEQQDRKDEVKQVDSVQDDDDDVTYKNEESLHISERQTEKQYQFLSASPKVSSPVSPAASIHEEMFPVDFESSTTSDDENRDEPPEDYTVSSGLTQSTIEISSVPTPMDDMSTPKDITSDENINDESPSQDFGRFGKSAFGELDRKKPSPLQDLPLSDHSHSDPTEGHDYNHSASTISPPSPLEEDQFNKGFLTAGKLEGFATAKESCDTDSTRLGSTSTTSPLVRSPSVDRKDNLDSPSVFASPIELSTTMAGSPAAPVDPFICPEDKILEGANSPQSSGHTPYFQSPVDEQAGAIPPKAQGPVIVEVTSDKEESSNRSTPEPERFSAVEKVMSSSKSPPPTEPDSPTQMEKSDFQKTGDSILSSAPMSKQESDTCPFTAFKDESKMSISEGTTSDKSETPLEEVVAEDTFSHLASASTASLATSSLPEPTTGSPSLHAEVGSPHSTEVDDSFSVSMVQTPTAFQEAEGSPTKEDSSRPMSISPDISPKMKSRTQDAKSPEHSTMSIDFGQDSSDHSSALDFSKQSPEHLSAGGTSRATENGPTEVDYSPSEGTDERPSENRNSAAEKPFLFEESYSILATSATPSDASQSTPSVTTPCHMTEMLHAAPEQTDKSPVTTKASSLTHSPHSNDSSPVLGSPSAKDSSSPISPSVESITNTSDTQQKYDKSPSPPKAAFPSSTFRYSKEDTFSPAKETNPFKCEDSTPEAKSPMSPKVPCPSYLPLSSDPCHYNSACGSRDPDSVKKSPFAPSKTDVDLCLVTSCEYRHPKTELSPSFINPSPMEYFINEENAREEEKLLTKSAGGPPPPGGKLSVKQCEETPPTSVSESAPSQTDSDVPPGTEECPSITADANIDSEDDSETLPTDRTLTYRHADPPPVALKDSAPSSGHHDVCMVDPDALKAEENNANTDGRENPKKKKLIKKSSSPARKTTLSKVKDTKTASPKKSVGEGKDAKNATNTSASRGVKSATSGTGSGKVSGGAALPSCPPMYMDLVYIPNHCNAKNVDAEFFKRVRSSYYVVSGNDPTAHEPSRSVLDALLEGKAQWGNNLQVTLIPTHDTDVMREWYQETHDKQQELNIMVLASSSTVVMQDESFPACKIEM; encoded by the exons ATGGCTACCTTGGTACAATCCGCAGAAATGGAGACTTTAGGCGGTCAGAGCAGCACCGGGACGTCTCCCACATCCGCCAATCCCTCGCAGCACTTCAACGACAGCAAATTTTACCTGCTGGTGGTGATCGGGGAGATCATAACGGAGGATCATCTGAAGTGTGCCATTGCGGACATAGAGAGAG GGATCCGCTCATGGGACACCAACCTCATCGACTGTAACCTGGACCAGGAGCTGAAGCTGTTTGTCTCCAGACACTCGGCTCGTTTCTCTGCAGATGTCAAAG GACAGAGAATTCTTCACCATAAGAGTAATATACTGGAGACAGTGGTGCTCATCAACCCTTCAGATGAAGCCGTCAGCACCGAG GCTCGTTTGATGGTCTCAGACACCGCTCGACACAAGCTTCTGGTTCTCTCTGGGCAATGCTCGGAAAACAGTGGAGAGTTAATCCTTCAGTCTGGAGCTTTCTCTTTCTTCAACTTCATAGACATATTCACCGACCAAGAG ATTGGTGAATTGCTCAGCACCATTCACCCGGCAAACAAAGCCAACCTCACACTCTCCTGCCCTCAACAAGGGGAGTGGAAAAACTCCAACCTGGACAAACACAACTTGCAGGACTTCATTCACATGAAACTAAACTCGACTCTCATACTCCCTGAAATGGAGGGCCTCTCAGAGTTCACAGAGTATTTGTCTGAATCCGTAGAGATCCCGACTCCTTTTGAAATGTTAGAACCACCGACCTCAGGTGGATTCCTCAAACTCTCCAAACCATGCTGTTACATTTTCCCTGCCGGAAACGGTGACTCCGCCCTCTTTGCCGTCAACGGCTTCAACATGCTCATTAATGGTGGCTCGGACAGGAAGTCGTGCTTCTGGAAGTTGGTGAGGCACCTGGACCGGGTGGACTCCATCCTCATGACCCACATTGGTGACGACAACCTGCCAGGCATCAATAGCATGCTGCAGAGGAAGGTTgcagagcaggaggaggagcagtCCCAGGGGTCGACAGCTAACAGCGACTGGGTGAAGAACATGATCTCTCCAGATATTGGTATTGTGTTTGTGAATCTTCCTGAAAACCTGGACAACCCGGACCCGAATTACAGAGTGCGAAGGAGCTTTGAGGAAGCAGCCTTCACTCAGCAGTTCCTCACCAAGCTAAATTTGAGGTTAGAGCCTTTGCAGAGGCCTGTTGGAAACACTATAGAACCACTGATACTTTTTCAGAAAATGGGCGTTGGGAAACTTGAGATGTATGTGCTTAATCCATCAAAGAACAGCAAGGAGATGCAGCACTTTATGAAGCAGTGGACAGGGAGTGAAAAAGACACCGCCTCCATTCTGCTGCCAAATGGAAAAGAATCAGAGTTCCCCATTTCTTACTTGACTTCAATCTCTACGCTCATCGTGTGGCATCCCGCAAATCCCTCAGATAAGGTTGTGCGTGTTCTCTTTCCTGGAAATGCCACCCAGCATCATGTCTTTGAAGGTTTAGAAAAACTGAAGCACTTGGACTTTCTGAAGCAGCCGGTTGTCACTCAGAAAGCGATATCTTCTAATATGCCGTCAACACCAACACTAAAGCAAGCTAAGATGAAACAGAGAACAGACAGCAAAGAGAGCCTCAAATCTACCCCAAGGCCATCACCAAGCAGAAGCATCAGGAAGGAATCAAAGGAGGAAGCCCCGGAAAAGGCAAAGACAGATGCAGAATCTTCTCATGAAAAACCACAAAAGacggagaaaaaagaaaaagcccCGCTGAAAAAGGCAAAGGCACCCGAGAAAGAATCAAAGGCAAAGGCAGAGCAAACGGCCCAACATGAAACTCCAGAGAAAAAGAAGTCTGAAATTAAACCCAAGGTGGAAAAGGTTGTAAAAAAGGAGACCAAAGTGTCTgtggaaaagaaaaaagaagttAAGAAAGAAGTAGTAAAGAAAGATGATACACCCAAACATGAAGTTAAAAAGGATGAAAAAGTGAAGAAAGAGGAGGCAAAGAAGGTTATCAAAAAGGATATCAGAAGAGAGTCGCCGATGAaggagaagaaggaagaaaagaaAGACTTAAAGAAAGATGTCAAAAGGCCAGTTAAAGACATAAAGAAATCATCCGCTGCGGGGGGGGAAAAGAGCCCAACACCAAAACCAAAGCCCCTGAAAAAAGAGGCTTCAAAGAAAGATGCGGGAACTCCATCAAAATTAAAAGACAAAGGAAAGCCAAAGGTGACAAAGAAGGATACGAAAGGGGAAAGTGCCAAAGTTGCAGTGAGTGCAGCTGCTGTTGCGGAGGATCCAGAAGTAGTAAGATCTCTGATGTCAACCCCAGAGGACCTCACGAAGGACTTTGAGGAGCTTAAAGCTGAACTGCTCGTGGAGGATGATGCAACTGTGCCACACCTCAAGGAAGAAGAGGCTGTGACGATCCACCGTGAAGAAATCATGCAGAACAAAGAGTCACCTGAGGCATTGGAGTCTTTGGACGAGGGTATAACAACAACAGAGGTTGAAGGAGACAACGAAGAGACTCCAGAAGAACAAGTTTTTAAGGGAAAACTCATTGGCAGTGTAAGTGAGAAGTTTGAAGATGAAGGCACTGTAATGGAGGAGACATCAGAGGGAGGGGACTATGAAGAGAAGGAAGAGATGGAAGAAGTTTATGAACCAAATAAAGATAAGCTTACTCCCAGTGGAGATGAACAGCAAGACCGAAAGGATGAAGTTAAACAAGTGGATAGTGTTCAAGATGATGACGATGATGTAACTTATAAAAATGAGGAAAGTCTTCACATaagtgagagacagaccgagaaACAGTATCAGTTCCTTTCAGCGTCACCCAAAGTGTCCTCACCTGTTTCTCCAGCTGCATCTATCCATGAAGAAATGTTTCCGGTTGACTTTGAGAGCTCCACAACCTCGGATGACGAGAACAGAGACGAGCCCCCTGAAGATTACACTGTCAGCTCTGGCCTTACTCAGTCCACTATTGAGATCTCTAGTGTGCCTACTCCAATGGATGATATGTCAACTCCTAAGGACATTACAAGCGACGAAAACATCAACGATGAGTCTCCTTCACAGGACTTTGGCAGGTTTGGTAAATCAGCATTTGGGGAGTTGGATAGGAAGAAGCCCTCTCCACTTCAGGATTTGCCATTGTCAGATCACTCTCACAGTGATCCCACAGAAGGCCATGACTACAACCACTCAGCTTCCACAATATCTCCCCCTTCACCTCTGGAGGAGGATCAATtcaataaagggtttctcaccGCAGGGAAACTTGAAGGATTTGCAACAGCTAAAGAGTCATGTGACACAGACTCCACTAGACTGGGTTCAACTTCCACCACATCACCTCTTGTACGTTCTCCCTCAGTGGACCGCAAGGACAATTTGGATTCTCCATCAGTGTTTGCTTCTCCAATTGAGCTGTCCACCACCATGGCAGggtctccagcagcaccagtcgaTCCCTTCATTTGCCCAGAGGACAAGATCTTGGAAGGAGCTAACTCACCTCAGTCCTCTGGTCACACACCTTACTTTCAGTCCCCAGTAGATGAACAAGCCGGAGCTATACCACCTAAAGCACAGGGTCCAGTCATTGTGGAGGTCACAAGTGATAAAGAGGAGTCTTCCAATAGAAGTACCCCTGAACCAGAAAGGTTCTCCGCTGTGGAGAAGGTAATGTCCTCCTCAAAAAGCCCACCTCCAACTGAACCAGATTCCCCAACACAGATGGAGAAGTCAGACTTCCAGAAAACTGGAGATTCAATCCTGTCTTCAGCACCAATGTCCAAACAGGAATCAGACACTTGTCCTTTTACAGCTTTTAAAGACGAGAGTAAAATGTCAATTTCAGAGGGTACCACATCAGACAAGTCCGAAACTCCTCTGGAGGAGGTGGTAGCAGAAGATACATTTTCACATTTAGCTTCAGCATCCACCGCCTCGCTGGCCACCAGCTCTTTGCCAGAACCCACCACAGGCTCTCCTTCCCTTCATGCAGAGGTAGGATCTCCTCACTCAACAGAAGTGGATGACTCTTTCTCTGTCTCCATGGTTCAGACTCCAACCGCCTTTCAAGAAGCTGAGGGATCTCCAACCAAGGAAGATAGCTCAAGGCCCATGTCTATCTCCCCAGACATCTCACCAAAGATGAAAAGCAGAACACAGGATGCAAAATCCCCAGAGCACTCCACCATGTCAATAGATTTTGGCCAGGATTCCTCTGACCACTCCTCAGCCCTGGACTTTAGTAAGCAATCTCCAGAGCATCTATCTGCTGGGGGCACTTCACGTGCTACAGAGAATGGCCCTACTGAGGTTGACTATAGCCCTTCAGAGGGAACAGATGAAAGACCATCTGAAAACCGTAATTCTGCAGCAGAGAAGCCTTTTCTTTTTGAAGAGAGTTATTCAATCCTTGCCACTTCTGCGACCCCATCAGATGCATCTCAGTCCACTCCCTCTGTTACAACCCCTTGCCACATGACAGAGATGCTACATGCAGCACCTGAGCAGACGGATAAGTCTCCCGTCACCACAAAGGCATCTTCTCTCACCCACTCTCCCCATTCCAATGATTCATCCCCAGTGCTGGGAAGTCCCTCGGCTAAAGACAGCTCCAGCCCTATTTCACCATCTGTAGAGAGCATAACTAATACATCTGACACCCAGCAGAAATATGACAAGTCACCCTCACCTCCCAAAGCTGCTTTCCCCTCATCGACTTTTAGATACTCAAAAGAAGATACCTTTTCCCCTGCAAAGGAGACTAATCCCTTTAAATGTGAGGATTCAACACCTGAGGCAAAATCCCCTATGAGCCCTAAAGTCCCCTGTCCATCCTATTTACCTCTCTCCTCTGATCCATGTCACTACAATTCGGCCTGTGGCTCCAGAGATCCAGACTCTGTTAAGAAGAGCCCCTTTGCTCCATCCAAGACAGATGTCGACCTATGCCTAGTCACTTCATGTGAGTATCGTCACCCTAAGACAGAACTGTCCCCATCTTTCATCAACCCTAGCCCTATggaatacttcattaatgaagaGAATGCCAGGGAGGAGGAGAAGCTTCTGACCAAGTCAGCAGGAGGGCCTCCACCTCCAGGAGGGAAGCTTTCCGTGAAGCAGTGTGAGGAGACCCCTCCCACATCCGTCAGTGAATCCGCCCCCTCCCAGACAGACTCAGATGTTCCACCAGGGACCGAGGAGTGCCCCTCCATCACAGCAGACGCTAACATTGACTCTGAAGATGACTCTGAGACTCTGCCTACTGACAGGACGCTGACTTATCGGCATGCAGATCCTCCTCCGGTGGCACTGAAGGACTCCGCTCCATCTTCAGGCCACCATGATGTCTGCATGGTGGACCCAGACGCCCTCAAGGCTGAAGAAAACAATGCTAATACAGATGGAAGAGAGAATCCCAAGAAGAAAAAGCTGATCAAGAAATCTTCCTCACCTGCCAGGAAGACTACTCTATCAAAAGTAAAGGACACCAAGACTGCCTCTCCAAAGAAGAGTGTCGGAGAAGGGAAGGACGCTAAAAATGCAACCAATACCTCGGCATCCAGAGGTGTAAAAAGTGCCACATCAG GTACCGGCAGTGGGAAGGTGTCAGGCGGGGCAGCTCTGCCCAGCTGTCCTCCCATGTACATGGATTTGGTTTACATCCCTAATCACTGCAATGCCAAGAATGTGGATGCTGAGTTCTTTAAGCGGGTGCGCTCCTCTTACTATGTGGTCAGTGGCAATGATCCCACTGCTCACGAGCCCAGTCGGTCAGTCCTTGATGCTCTGCTGGAAGGAAAGGCTCAGTGGGGAAACAATTTGCAG GTTACTCTGATTCCAACCCATGACACTGATGTGATGAGGGAGTGGTACCAGGAGACCCACGACAAGCAGCAGGAGCTCAACATCATGGTGCTGGCCAGCAGTAGCACTGTCGTCATGCAGGACGAGTCCTTCCCCGCATGCAAGATAGAGATGTAG